From Girardinichthys multiradiatus isolate DD_20200921_A chromosome 3, DD_fGirMul_XY1, whole genome shotgun sequence, the proteins below share one genomic window:
- the si:ch211-254p10.2 gene encoding solute carrier family 40 member 1, with amino-acid sequence MSQQTDTSQCGGIVVEFESDDITDSRTTKARNIPGSALIYLKGPKFLIYVSGALSMWGDRMWHFAISVFLIELYGHNLLLTAVFGLVLAGSVLLLGALIGDWVDRNPRNKVAHASLFIQNTSVTVCSIVLMVVFSYKERIEQIWDGWFTVVCYTVVIILADVANLASTALTIAIQRDWIVVITGYNRGHLAGMNATMRRIDQVTNILAPLVVGQVMTLASNVVGCGFILAWNLFSLIVEFFFLSRVYRIVPALSVKPPTVEGDQVYLESTERRGLQEEGNDEPPELLAASNCNSNMHLKEITNLPLCFQSFRRLLSTCKDGWRAYYRQPVFLAGMSLAFLYTTVLGFDCITAGYAYTQGISGSLLSLLMGVSAITGLMGTVLFTRLRKLVGLINTGIISSCLHLGCLLLCVCSVFAPGSPMDLSLLMPYFSSYSSAEPGGMASKKQKHTYPMTGGSNQPLLPDRSSIHWTNNTVLFDNVPSGTIPDSYISIILLFLGVITARIGLWCFDLTVTQLLQETICESERGVVNGVQSSMNYLMDLLHFIMSQEKTPPRNIRRRHSLDMATGSNLHLGNECLPPDPILQHSACDLGIHFSTAHLISYVQQKEQLR; translated from the exons ATGTCTCAGCAAACTGATACCTCCCAGTGTGGTGGGATTGTGGTAGAATTTGAATCTGATGACATCACGGATTCAAGAACTACAAAAGCAAGGAACATACCAG GTTCAGCTCTTATCTACCTCAAAGGTCCCAAGTTTCTCATCTATGTGAGTGGAGCTTTGTCAATGTGG GGTGACCGCATGTGGCACTTTGCAATCTCTGTGTTCCTCATTGAGTTGTATGGCCACAACCTGCTGTTGACAGCGGTGTTTGGGTTGGTGCTGGCCGGCTCAGTGTTGTTGCTCGGGGCTTTAATTGGAGACTGGGTTGATCGCAATCCCAGGAATAAAG TTGCACATGCATCTCTTTTCATTCAAAACACCTCAGTGACTGTATGTAGCATTGTGCTCATGGTGGTGTTCTCATATAAGGAACGGATAGAACAGATCTGGGATGGATGGTTCACT GTGGTTTGTTATACGGTGGTGATCATCCTGGCAGATGTGGCAAACCTTGCAAGTACAGCGCTGACCATTGCCATCCAGAGGGACTGGATAGTGGTTATTACAGGCTACAACCGAGGCCACCTGGctg GAATGAATGCAACCATGAGAAGGATAGATCAGGTGACCAACATCCTGGCCCCACTGGTAGTGGGACAGGTCATGACCCTGGCCTCTAACGTGGTTGGATGCGGCTTCATCCTGGCGTGGAACCTCTTTTCTCTTATTGTGGAGTTCTTCTTCTTGTCAAGAGTTTATCGCATCGTTCCTGCTCTTTCAGTCAAACCCCCGACGGTTGAGGGTGATCAGGTGTATCTAGAGAGCACAGAAAGAAGAGGGTTGCAAG AGGAAGGCAATGATGAACCACCTGAACTTCTGGCAGCGAGCAACTGCAACTCAAACATGCACCTTAAAGAAATCACCAATTTACCACTGTGTTTCCAAAGCTTTCGCAGGCTGTTAAGCACATGTAAGGATGGCTGGAGGGCTTATTATCGACAACCCGTCTTCCTGGCTGGAATGAGTCTGGCTTTCCTCTACACTACAGTCCTGGGATTTGACTGCATCACTGCTGGCTATGCCTACACTCAGGGCATAAGTGGCTCTCTCCTGAGTCTGTTGATGGGCGTGTCGGCTATCACAGGGTTGATGGGCACTGTATTGTTCACCAGGCTCAGAAAGTTGGTTGGCCTGATTAATACAGGCATTATTTCAAGCTGCCTTCACCTGGGTTGCTTGTTGCTGTGTGTGTGCTCTGTGTTTGCTCCTGGCAGCCCTATGGATCTTAGTCTGCTGATGCCCTACTTTAGCTCCTATTCCTCCGCTGAGCCTGGAGGGATGGcaagcaaaaagcaaaaacacactTATCCTATGACGGGAGGGAGCAATCAGCCACTCCTTCCTGATCGCTCCTCCATCCACTGGACCAACAACACTGTCCTGTTTGACAATGTCCCCTCTGGAACAATACCGGACTCTTATATTTCCATTATTCTGCTATTCCTGGGCGTCATCACTGCACGCATTG GTTTGTGGTGCTTTGACCTTACTGTGACACAGCTTCTGCAGGAGACCATCTGTGAGTCAGAGCGAGGAGTAGTAAATGGGGTGCAAAGCTCCATGAATTACCTAATGGACTTACTTCACTTCATCATG AGCCAAGAGAAAACACCGCCTCGAAACATAAGAAGGAGACACAGCTTAGATATGGCCACTGGATCCAATCTTCACCTGGGAAATGAATGCCTCCCTCCTGATCCGATACTGCAACACTCTGCTTGTGACTTAGGCATTCATTTCAGCACTGCACACTTGATTTCATATGTGCAACAGAAGGAACAACTCAGGTGA